The following proteins are co-located in the Haloarcula marismortui ATCC 43049 genome:
- a CDS encoding glutathione S-transferase family protein, whose translation MNTLVDGEWRTDAYETTNEDGAFDRQDTTFRDRVEDDPDARFQPEAGRYHLYACRACPWAHRILVARKLLGLEDAITVDYVDPFRGEDGWQFTPEKAGCTPDTVNGSDYLREVYVEADPDATCRVTVPVLWDKQEETIVNNESEEILRMLDTEFDDVSDNDVDLYPEGYQDEVDRIIDDIYEPINNGVYRSGFADSQSAYDEAVEELFDALDHWDTVLEDQRFLAGDRLTEADICLFTTLVRFDEVYHTHFMCNHKLIREYDNLWPYLRDLYQLPGVAETVNMDHITEHYYTTHPDVSPKRIVPMGPDPDFEAVHDRDELPGDLPETLFPTA comes from the coding sequence ATGAATACGCTCGTTGACGGCGAGTGGCGGACTGACGCATACGAAACTACGAACGAGGACGGGGCCTTCGACCGGCAGGACACAACCTTCCGTGACCGGGTCGAGGACGACCCCGACGCGCGGTTCCAGCCCGAAGCCGGCCGGTACCACCTGTACGCTTGCCGCGCCTGTCCGTGGGCCCACCGGATTCTGGTCGCCCGGAAGCTGCTGGGACTCGAAGACGCCATCACCGTCGACTACGTCGACCCGTTCCGCGGCGAGGACGGCTGGCAGTTCACGCCCGAGAAGGCGGGCTGTACGCCGGATACGGTCAACGGGTCGGACTACCTCCGCGAGGTCTATGTCGAAGCCGACCCCGACGCGACCTGCCGCGTGACAGTGCCGGTGCTGTGGGACAAGCAGGAAGAGACCATCGTCAACAACGAGTCCGAGGAGATCCTCCGAATGCTCGATACCGAGTTCGACGACGTGTCGGACAACGACGTTGACCTCTACCCCGAGGGCTATCAAGACGAGGTCGACCGCATCATCGACGACATCTACGAGCCGATCAACAACGGCGTCTATCGGTCTGGCTTCGCCGATAGCCAGTCGGCCTACGACGAGGCCGTCGAGGAACTGTTCGACGCGCTGGACCACTGGGATACTGTCCTCGAAGACCAGCGTTTCCTCGCCGGCGACCGCCTGACCGAGGCGGATATCTGTCTGTTCACGACGCTCGTTCGCTTCGACGAAGTGTATCACACCCACTTCATGTGCAACCACAAGCTCATCCGCGAGTACGACAACCTCTGGCCGTACCTCCGGGACCTCTACCAGCTCCCCGGTGTCGCTGAGACGGTGAACATGGACCACATCACGGAGCACTACTACACCACCCACCCCGACGTGAGCCCGAAGCGTATCGTCCCGATGGGTCCCGACCCTGACTTCGAGGCTGTCCACGACCGCGACGAACTGCCGGGCGACCTCCCCGAGACGCTCTTTCCGACGGCGTAA
- a CDS encoding 50S ribosomal protein L16 translates to MSDKPASMYRDIDKPAYTRREYITGIPGSKIAQHKMGRKQKDADDYPVQISLIVEETVQLRHGSLEASRLSANRHLIKELGEEGDYKMTLRKFPHQVLRENKQATGAGADRVSDGMRAAFGKIVGTAARVQAGEQLFTAYCNVEDAEHVKEAFRRAYNKITPSCRIKVERGEELLIA, encoded by the coding sequence ATGTCGGACAAACCCGCCTCAATGTACCGGGACATCGACAAGCCCGCGTACACCCGACGCGAATACATCACAGGCATTCCCGGGTCGAAGATCGCACAGCACAAGATGGGCCGTAAACAGAAGGACGCCGACGATTACCCCGTCCAGATCAGCCTCATCGTCGAGGAGACTGTCCAGCTCCGTCACGGCTCGCTGGAGGCCTCCCGCCTGTCGGCCAACCGCCACCTGATCAAAGAGCTCGGCGAAGAGGGTGACTACAAGATGACGCTGCGGAAGTTCCCTCACCAGGTCCTGCGCGAGAACAAGCAGGCGACCGGTGCCGGGGCCGACCGTGTCTCCGACGGGATGCGTGCCGCCTTCGGGAAGATCGTCGGCACCGCCGCCCGCGTTCAGGCCGGCGAACAGCTGTTCACCGCCTACTGTAACGTCGAAGACGCAGAGCACGTCAAGGAAGCGTTCCGCCGTGCCTACAACAAGATCACTCCTTCTTGCCGCATCAAGGTCGAGCGCGGCGAAGAGCTGCTGATTGCGTAA
- a CDS encoding universal stress protein — translation MYDDILFPTDGSDGADEALAHALELAATHDATIHVLSVVDSTYLGSAAAEATTIESLQEQTEQVIDETIDDIAAHGAAVVAEHRMGDPYEEIIDYAETAGVDMIVMGTHGRSGLDRFLLGSVTEKVVRTADAPVLTVRLSGDT, via the coding sequence GTGTACGACGATATCCTCTTTCCGACAGATGGGAGTGACGGCGCAGACGAGGCGCTCGCACACGCGCTCGAACTGGCAGCGACGCACGACGCGACGATTCACGTGCTCTCTGTCGTCGATTCGACGTATCTCGGAAGCGCCGCGGCAGAAGCAACGACCATCGAATCGCTGCAGGAACAGACCGAGCAGGTCATCGACGAGACTATCGATGATATCGCCGCCCACGGCGCGGCCGTTGTTGCCGAGCACCGAATGGGCGACCCCTATGAGGAGATTATCGACTACGCCGAGACGGCGGGTGTCGATATGATCGTCATGGGAACCCACGGGCGGAGCGGTCTGGACCGGTTTCTGCTGGGGAGCGTCACCGAGAAAGTTGTTCGGACGGCGGACGCGCCGGTGTTGACGGTCCGACTGTCCGGCGATACGTAG
- a CDS encoding ATP-grasp domain-containing protein, with amino-acid sequence MHRLAVATNAETFERMQAPLAARDIEVGHVETAERTLPLDESPFDEYDIGFVYPSRIMEGAVADAMLDVPWVNDREAILRSRNKADVLARLGRADVPVPETVMVSNPASEAELTAAFEQFDPPVVVKPNSTTRGVGVAKAHDLDSFLGIVDYLDLVHDYRAVGDQSFLVQEYIADAADYRVMVVDGEYVGAVERRLPEASREQGRWKHNVHRGADAEGQALPAALRELAEDAADELAIPYLGVDLLVTEDRAVVNETNARPTIDSATKYEDGFWDDLAALIRQTAEQ; translated from the coding sequence ATGCACAGGCTGGCCGTCGCCACGAACGCCGAGACTTTCGAGCGGATGCAGGCCCCGCTGGCGGCCCGGGATATTGAGGTGGGCCACGTCGAAACGGCCGAGCGGACGCTGCCGCTTGATGAGAGCCCCTTCGACGAATACGACATAGGCTTCGTCTATCCCTCCCGAATCATGGAGGGAGCGGTCGCCGACGCCATGCTGGACGTGCCGTGGGTCAACGACCGCGAGGCCATCCTCCGCTCACGAAACAAGGCCGACGTACTGGCACGCCTCGGCCGTGCGGACGTGCCCGTTCCCGAGACCGTCATGGTGTCGAACCCGGCGAGTGAGGCCGAGCTGACCGCGGCGTTCGAGCAGTTCGACCCGCCCGTGGTCGTGAAGCCGAACTCGACGACCCGCGGCGTCGGCGTCGCAAAGGCCCACGACCTGGATTCGTTTCTCGGCATCGTCGACTACCTCGACCTGGTCCACGACTACCGCGCGGTCGGCGACCAGTCGTTTCTCGTGCAGGAGTACATCGCCGACGCTGCCGACTACCGCGTGATGGTCGTCGACGGTGAGTACGTCGGGGCGGTCGAGCGCCGCCTCCCCGAAGCGAGCCGCGAGCAGGGCCGGTGGAAGCACAACGTCCACCGCGGGGCCGATGCTGAAGGGCAGGCACTACCAGCAGCGCTGCGGGAACTAGCCGAAGACGCGGCCGACGAGCTGGCGATTCCGTACCTCGGCGTCGACCTGCTGGTAACCGAGGACCGTGCAGTAGTCAACGAGACGAACGCCCGCCCGACGATCGACTCGGCGACGAAGTACGAGGACGGCTTCTGGGACGACCTGGCGGCGTTGATACGGCAAACAGCGGAGCAGTAG
- a CDS encoding Hsp20/alpha crystallin family protein, which produces MRRDDSDDPFDEFFREIERMMDEMMGAEGDVHIDRDTGGGGADLHVDVHETDEEIRVVADVPGVDKDAIDLKCDGTVLTINAESPEREYHERLTLPTRVDEHSAAATYNNGILEVTFDPEEDSADIEL; this is translated from the coding sequence ATGAGACGCGATGACAGTGACGACCCGTTCGACGAGTTCTTCCGGGAAATAGAGCGGATGATGGACGAGATGATGGGGGCCGAAGGCGACGTCCATATCGACCGGGACACCGGTGGCGGTGGGGCCGACCTCCACGTCGACGTTCACGAAACCGACGAGGAGATCCGGGTCGTCGCTGACGTTCCGGGTGTCGACAAGGACGCGATCGACCTCAAGTGCGACGGCACTGTCCTCACGATCAACGCCGAAAGTCCGGAGCGCGAGTACCATGAACGACTGACCCTACCGACCCGCGTCGACGAACACTCCGCCGCCGCGACGTACAACAACGGCATCCTCGAAGTCACCTTCGACCCCGAAGAGGACTCCGCGGACATCGAACTGTAG
- the gap gene encoding type I glyceraldehyde-3-phosphate dehydrogenase gives MSKPVRVGLNGFGRIGRNVFRASLHNDDVEIVGINDVMDDSEIDYFAQYDTVMGELEGASVDDGVLTVEGTDFEAGIFHETDPTQLPWEDLDVDVAFEATGIFRTKEDASQHLDAGADKVLISAPPKGDEPVKQLVYGVNHDEYEGEDVVSNASCTTNSITPVAKVLDEEFGINAGQLTTVHAYTGSQNLMDGPNGKPRRRRAAAENIIPTSTGAAQAATEVLPELEGKLDGMAIRVPVPNGSITEFVVDLDDDVTESDVNAAFEEAAAGDLEGVLGVTSDDVVSSDILGDPYSTQVDLQSTNVVSGMTKILTWYDNEYGFSNRMLDVAEYITE, from the coding sequence ATGAGTAAGCCAGTCCGCGTCGGCCTCAACGGCTTCGGCCGTATCGGCCGCAACGTATTCCGCGCATCGTTACACAACGACGACGTCGAGATCGTCGGTATCAACGACGTCATGGACGATTCCGAGATCGATTACTTCGCCCAGTACGACACCGTCATGGGCGAACTCGAAGGGGCCAGCGTCGACGACGGCGTCCTCACAGTCGAGGGCACCGACTTCGAGGCAGGCATCTTCCACGAGACCGATCCCACACAGCTCCCATGGGAGGACCTTGACGTTGACGTGGCCTTCGAGGCGACCGGCATCTTCCGCACCAAGGAGGACGCGAGCCAGCATCTCGACGCCGGGGCCGACAAGGTTCTCATCTCCGCCCCGCCGAAGGGCGACGAGCCGGTCAAGCAGCTCGTCTACGGCGTCAACCACGACGAATACGAGGGCGAAGATGTCGTCTCGAACGCCTCCTGTACGACCAACTCCATCACGCCGGTCGCGAAGGTCCTCGACGAGGAGTTCGGCATCAACGCCGGCCAGCTAACGACGGTCCACGCCTACACCGGCTCCCAGAACCTGATGGACGGCCCGAACGGCAAGCCCCGCCGTCGCCGTGCAGCCGCCGAAAACATCATTCCGACCTCGACCGGTGCTGCGCAGGCGGCCACCGAGGTCCTGCCCGAGCTTGAGGGCAAGCTCGACGGGATGGCCATCCGCGTCCCGGTGCCGAACGGCTCCATTACCGAGTTCGTCGTCGACCTTGACGACGACGTGACGGAGAGCGACGTCAACGCCGCCTTCGAGGAAGCCGCCGCCGGCGACCTCGAAGGCGTGCTGGGCGTCACGAGCGATGATGTCGTCTCCTCCGACATCCTCGGGGACCCGTACTCCACGCAGGTCGACCTGCAGTCGACGAACGTCGTCTCCGGAATGACGAAGATCCTCACCTGGTACGACAACGAGTACGGCTTCTCGAACCGGATGCTCGACGTAGCCGAGTACATCACCGAGTAA
- a CDS encoding phosphoglycerate kinase, with protein sequence MTFQTLDDLDDGQRVLVRLDLNSPVEDGTVQDNRRFDRHAETVSELVDRGFEVAVLAHQGRPGRDDFVSLAQHAEILADHIDHDVDFVDETYGPQAIHDIADLDGGDVLVLENTRMCDDELPEEDPEVKSQTEFVQTLKDEFDAYINDAYSAAHRSHASLVGFPLVMDAYAGRVMETEYEANTAIAEKEFDGQVTMVVGGTKATDVIDVMTHLDEKVDDFLLGGIAGELFLRAAGYPVGYDIDDANLYDEQWEENSEKIESMLEDHRDQITLAVDLAYEDDGDRAEQAVDDIEEKSVSYLDVGSETVMEYSPVIRDSEAVFVKGALGMFEDERFSVGTAGVLEAIADTDCFSVVGGGDTSRAIEMYGMEEDEFGHVSIAGGAYIRALTGAELVGVEVLQR encoded by the coding sequence ATGACTTTCCAGACGCTCGATGACCTCGACGACGGACAGCGCGTTCTCGTCCGACTCGACCTCAACTCACCGGTGGAGGACGGCACGGTACAGGACAATCGACGGTTCGACCGCCACGCGGAGACGGTCAGCGAACTCGTCGACCGTGGGTTCGAGGTCGCGGTGCTGGCCCATCAGGGCCGCCCGGGCCGCGACGACTTCGTCTCGCTTGCGCAACACGCCGAGATCCTCGCCGACCATATCGACCACGACGTGGACTTCGTCGACGAGACCTACGGGCCACAGGCGATTCACGACATCGCTGACCTCGACGGCGGCGACGTACTCGTGCTTGAGAACACGCGGATGTGCGACGATGAACTGCCCGAGGAAGACCCCGAAGTCAAATCACAGACAGAGTTCGTCCAGACGTTGAAAGACGAGTTCGACGCATACATCAACGACGCCTACTCTGCGGCCCACCGCTCACACGCCTCACTCGTCGGCTTCCCGCTGGTGATGGACGCCTACGCTGGCCGCGTGATGGAAACCGAGTACGAGGCCAACACCGCCATCGCCGAGAAGGAGTTCGACGGGCAGGTGACGATGGTCGTCGGCGGAACGAAGGCAACGGACGTTATCGACGTGATGACCCACCTCGATGAGAAGGTCGACGACTTCCTGCTTGGCGGTATCGCCGGGGAGCTGTTCCTGCGGGCCGCTGGCTACCCGGTCGGCTACGACATCGACGACGCGAACCTCTACGACGAGCAGTGGGAGGAAAACAGCGAGAAAATCGAGTCCATGCTCGAAGACCACCGCGACCAGATCACGCTCGCGGTCGATCTGGCCTACGAAGACGACGGTGACCGCGCCGAGCAGGCCGTCGACGACATCGAGGAAAAAAGCGTCTCCTACCTCGACGTTGGGAGCGAGACCGTCATGGAGTATTCGCCGGTCATCCGCGACTCCGAGGCCGTCTTCGTGAAGGGCGCGCTGGGGATGTTCGAAGACGAGCGGTTCTCGGTCGGCACTGCCGGCGTCCTCGAAGCCATTGCCGACACCGACTGCTTCTCCGTCGTGGGCGGCGGCGACACTTCGCGAGCTATCGAGATGTACGGGATGGAAGAAGACGAGTTCGGCCACGTCTCTATCGCGGGCGGGGCCTACATCCGGGCACTGACCGGCGCGGAACTGGTCGGCGTCGAAGTGCTGCAGCGTTAA
- a CDS encoding riboflavin synthase gives MFTGIVETTGEVQAVIDDEGGRRMRIGAPFEGLDHGQSISVSGVCLTVEKAADGEWFEVFLAQETLARTFFDNLDGGDQVNLERAMPADGRFDGHIVQGHVDTTAEIVGIEQEGEDWTFTFSLPETHRNYLVQKGSITVDGISLTVADRRSEEFDVAIIPTTYAETTLSEKSVGDPVHLEVDVVAKYVEQLA, from the coding sequence ATGTTCACCGGAATCGTCGAGACGACCGGCGAGGTGCAGGCGGTTATTGACGACGAGGGCGGGCGCCGGATGCGGATCGGCGCGCCGTTCGAGGGACTCGACCACGGCCAGTCGATCAGCGTCAGCGGCGTCTGTCTCACCGTCGAGAAGGCGGCCGACGGCGAGTGGTTCGAGGTGTTTCTCGCCCAGGAAACCCTCGCCCGGACGTTCTTCGATAATCTCGACGGTGGTGACCAGGTAAATCTTGAGCGGGCGATGCCCGCCGACGGCCGGTTCGACGGCCACATCGTGCAGGGCCATGTCGATACGACGGCCGAAATCGTCGGTATCGAGCAGGAAGGCGAGGACTGGACGTTCACGTTCTCCCTACCCGAGACCCATCGGAACTATCTGGTTCAAAAAGGGTCGATAACAGTCGACGGCATCAGTCTCACCGTCGCCGACCGTCGCTCCGAAGAGTTCGATGTGGCGATCATCCCGACGACGTACGCCGAGACGACGCTGTCGGAGAAGTCGGTCGGCGATCCGGTACATCTGGAGGTCGACGTGGTCGCAAAGTACGTCGAACAGCTTGCTTAA
- a CDS encoding PrsW family intramembrane metalloprotease, whose amino-acid sequence MGKRRQDPVEANADGSADLYEISTWEPRSTLDRFAHWLYHIGIRTLRYLVIVAAILILLLQVAFGSLGAVGDQPLFAGMAILSAVPALGLAAYIYYADVTTPEPLTLLVGTFLLGVLFAGFAGILNGVFGTPVQAIGSGFGLVPFLGQVFFFFLIVGPVEETVKQLAVRLYAFRDERFDTVVDGAVYGAAAGLGFATIENALYITQNAEMAAGTVELLAASSDITAVRALAGPGHVIYSAFAGYYLGLAKFNPDDAGPIVLKGLLIASVIHAVYNTLAGPVTAIAATIYNVDFLVAFFGFVIVYDSIFGLLLLKKVRAYRQAYTRAHEDPDETELRPEQTEFDP is encoded by the coding sequence ATGGGAAAGCGACGGCAGGACCCGGTCGAGGCAAACGCTGACGGGTCTGCTGATCTCTATGAGATATCGACTTGGGAGCCCCGGTCGACACTGGACCGGTTCGCCCACTGGCTCTACCATATCGGAATACGAACCCTGCGGTATCTGGTCATCGTTGCGGCCATTCTGATTCTCCTCTTGCAGGTGGCGTTCGGGAGCCTCGGCGCAGTCGGCGACCAGCCGTTGTTTGCTGGGATGGCGATTCTCTCCGCCGTGCCGGCGCTCGGACTCGCGGCCTACATCTACTACGCTGACGTGACCACGCCGGAGCCGCTGACGCTGCTCGTGGGGACATTCCTGCTGGGCGTGCTATTTGCCGGCTTTGCCGGCATCCTCAACGGTGTTTTCGGCACCCCGGTGCAGGCAATCGGCTCCGGGTTCGGCCTAGTGCCGTTTCTCGGACAGGTGTTTTTCTTTTTCCTTATTGTCGGCCCCGTGGAAGAAACAGTGAAACAGCTCGCGGTGCGGCTGTACGCCTTCCGTGACGAGCGTTTTGATACTGTCGTCGACGGTGCCGTGTACGGTGCTGCCGCCGGTCTTGGCTTTGCGACTATTGAAAACGCGCTGTATATCACCCAAAATGCCGAGATGGCCGCCGGGACTGTTGAGTTACTCGCCGCCAGCAGCGACATCACTGCGGTCAGAGCGCTCGCGGGGCCGGGCCACGTCATCTACTCGGCCTTCGCCGGCTACTACCTCGGCCTGGCCAAGTTCAATCCGGACGACGCCGGCCCGATTGTCCTGAAAGGGCTGCTCATCGCCTCTGTCATCCACGCCGTCTACAACACGCTAGCTGGCCCAGTTACGGCCATTGCGGCGACCATATACAACGTTGACTTCCTCGTCGCGTTCTTCGGCTTCGTCATCGTGTACGACTCGATCTTCGGCCTCCTGTTGCTGAAAAAGGTTCGCGCCTATCGGCAGGCGTACACTCGTGCTCACGAGGACCCGGACGAGACCGAGCTTCGCCCGGAACAGACCGAGTTCGACCCTTAA
- the pdxT gene encoding pyridoxal 5'-phosphate synthase glutaminase subunit PdxT: MTLRAGVLAVQGDVSEHGDAIERAAAAHDRTAEVVEIREAGLVPDCDVLLLPGGESTTISRLIHREGIAEEIESHVEAGKPVLATCAGLIVSATDAQDDRVDTLNVIDVSVERNAFGRQRDSFEAPLDVTGLNESFPAVFIRAPVIDYVGEDVEVLATWDDRPVAVRDGPVVGTSFHPELTEDPRIHDLAFFDSVES; encoded by the coding sequence ATGACGCTACGCGCGGGTGTACTCGCGGTTCAGGGCGATGTCTCTGAACACGGGGACGCAATCGAGCGGGCAGCAGCGGCCCACGACCGGACCGCAGAGGTCGTCGAGATACGCGAGGCGGGACTGGTCCCGGACTGCGATGTCCTGTTGCTACCGGGCGGGGAATCCACCACGATTTCGCGGCTCATCCACCGCGAAGGCATCGCAGAGGAAATCGAGTCCCACGTCGAGGCGGGCAAGCCGGTGCTGGCGACGTGTGCCGGGCTCATCGTCAGCGCGACCGACGCACAGGACGACCGCGTCGACACACTGAATGTCATCGACGTCTCCGTCGAACGCAACGCCTTCGGTCGACAGCGGGACAGCTTCGAAGCCCCGCTTGACGTGACCGGGCTCAACGAATCATTCCCGGCGGTGTTCATCCGCGCACCAGTCATCGACTACGTGGGCGAGGATGTCGAAGTGCTGGCGACGTGGGACGACCGCCCGGTCGCGGTCCGTGACGGGCCGGTCGTCGGCACGTCGTTCCACCCCGAACTGACCGAGGACCCGCGCATCCACGATCTGGCCTTTTTCGACTCCGTGGAGTCGTAG
- the hisE gene encoding phosphoribosyl-ATP diphosphatase, producing the protein MSDDTGDVIDELFAVIEDRKANLPEDSYTASLFTHEKGENAVLEKLGEETTELILAAKDDDTEELAHESADIVYHLLVLLSMKEMDIDDLRAELAKRR; encoded by the coding sequence ATGAGCGACGACACCGGCGACGTTATCGACGAACTGTTCGCTGTCATCGAGGACCGCAAGGCGAACCTTCCCGAAGACTCCTACACGGCGTCGCTGTTCACCCACGAGAAGGGCGAAAACGCCGTTCTGGAGAAGCTCGGCGAAGAGACCACGGAACTGATTCTGGCGGCGAAAGACGACGATACCGAAGAACTCGCCCACGAATCGGCCGATATCGTCTATCATCTGCTCGTCCTACTGTCGATGAAGGAGATGGATATCGACGATTTGCGGGCGGAACTGGCAAAGCGACGATAG
- a CDS encoding response regulator: MGHVVSGVTVLCVDDEPSYADLIATHLERNDELIDATGVTSATDGLSYLDEHNVDCIISDYDMPGTDGLEFLETVRARDPDMPFLLFTSQGSEALASEAVSAGVTDYIQKSHGTQQYAVLAKRVRNAVERVRAKATADATQARTKRILDATSDAVLVSVADTVVYANPAAVDLFSAADSDELRDRPLTDLVEPTADGGVETVERVVEDDQTAGQARRMIRTLAGNSVQASITACDVTWDGDDGTVSVISDRSDTDEREHRLEALHEATRHLMAAEVHNEVAGIGVNAAAEIIGLDANAVHLINDDGQLEPVAATASARELVGDIPTFEQGDSIAWRVYERGEATAVPDVRLEEDVQNPETPIRSELYLPLGEHGLLIAASAAVDAFNEADIVAGRVLAANMEAALAAVERDKQLRDREQELSTQNDRLEQFATVVSHDLRNPLNVAIGRLGALKEECDDDNIAAIEQALDRMQALIDDLLLLARTGDSITEMETVALGTAVEDCWEVVETGDAALVVDTDRKVQADMTRLKQLLENLLRNAIEHSAADSRRQSSETDKHGSPGVTVTISEIPGGFAVSDDGPGIPDADREAVFESGYSTTTDGTGFGLSIVSQIATAHGWTVTLAESASGGTRFEFTGVDVVSE, from the coding sequence ATGGGCCATGTGGTGTCGGGCGTTACAGTCCTCTGTGTCGATGACGAACCATCGTACGCCGACCTCATTGCGACACATCTCGAACGCAACGACGAGCTAATCGACGCTACCGGGGTCACGAGCGCTACGGACGGGCTGTCGTATCTGGACGAGCACAACGTGGACTGCATCATCAGTGACTACGATATGCCCGGTACCGACGGACTGGAGTTTCTAGAAACGGTCCGCGCCAGAGACCCGGACATGCCGTTTCTACTGTTTACAAGTCAGGGGAGTGAGGCGCTTGCGAGCGAGGCAGTCTCGGCCGGTGTCACCGATTACATTCAAAAATCGCACGGGACCCAGCAGTACGCCGTCCTCGCGAAGCGAGTCCGAAACGCGGTCGAGCGAGTCAGAGCGAAAGCGACGGCCGACGCCACACAGGCACGGACGAAACGGATTCTCGACGCAACGAGCGATGCGGTCCTCGTCAGCGTCGCCGACACCGTCGTGTACGCGAACCCGGCGGCAGTTGATCTGTTCAGTGCCGCCGACAGCGACGAACTCCGCGACCGGCCGCTGACTGACCTCGTTGAACCGACGGCTGACGGCGGAGTCGAGACCGTCGAACGTGTCGTCGAGGACGACCAAACGGCTGGCCAGGCCAGACGGATGATACGGACGCTGGCCGGCAACAGCGTCCAAGCCAGCATCACAGCGTGTGACGTGACCTGGGACGGCGACGACGGCACAGTGTCGGTCATCAGCGACCGAAGCGATACTGACGAGCGCGAGCATCGACTCGAAGCGCTACACGAGGCCACCCGGCACTTGATGGCCGCCGAAGTCCACAACGAAGTCGCCGGTATCGGTGTCAACGCTGCCGCAGAGATTATCGGACTTGACGCAAACGCCGTCCACCTCATCAACGATGACGGGCAGTTAGAACCCGTCGCCGCGACCGCGTCGGCTCGGGAGTTGGTCGGTGATATCCCAACGTTCGAGCAGGGCGACAGCATTGCCTGGCGGGTGTACGAACGTGGCGAGGCGACTGCAGTTCCAGACGTGCGGCTGGAAGAGGATGTGCAGAACCCCGAGACGCCGATACGCAGCGAGCTATATCTGCCACTGGGGGAACACGGCCTTCTCATCGCCGCATCGGCGGCTGTCGACGCTTTCAACGAAGCAGACATCGTCGCTGGACGGGTCCTCGCGGCAAACATGGAGGCGGCCCTCGCCGCCGTTGAGCGCGATAAACAGCTCCGTGACCGTGAGCAGGAACTGTCGACGCAAAACGACCGTCTGGAACAGTTCGCAACAGTCGTCAGTCACGACCTTCGCAACCCTCTGAACGTCGCTATCGGCCGGCTGGGAGCGCTGAAAGAGGAGTGTGACGACGACAACATCGCTGCGATAGAACAGGCACTCGACCGGATGCAGGCGCTGATTGACGACCTGCTGTTGCTGGCCCGGACCGGCGACAGCATCACCGAGATGGAAACGGTGGCACTGGGAACGGCAGTCGAGGACTGCTGGGAGGTCGTCGAGACCGGCGACGCGGCGCTGGTGGTCGACACTGACCGCAAGGTACAGGCAGACATGACGCGGCTCAAACAGCTGCTGGAGAACCTGCTCCGAAACGCCATAGAGCACAGCGCTGCGGACAGTCGGAGGCAGTCCAGCGAGACCGACAAGCACGGGAGTCCGGGCGTGACGGTGACGATTAGTGAGATTCCGGGTGGGTTCGCTGTCTCGGATGATGGCCCGGGAATCCCCGACGCCGACCGGGAGGCGGTGTTCGAAAGCGGCTACTCGACGACAACTGACGGCACCGGATTCGGACTCTCGATAGTCTCACAGATCGCCACTGCGCATGGCTGGACAGTCACGCTCGCGGAAAGCGCGAGCGGCGGCACACGCTTCGAGTTTACTGGCGTCGACGTGGTATCGGAGTAA
- a CDS encoding ASCH domain-containing protein has translation MAQIDAGEILPNDHVQQMAAEGRVTQMHRGHQYADEGDTFEIDGTEFEVTDVTHRTLGDMTDEDAQREGSEDLAAYKNRMKKVHGSFEWDDDSEVVRHRFAPADE, from the coding sequence ATGGCACAGATTGACGCCGGCGAGATTCTGCCCAACGACCACGTCCAGCAGATGGCTGCTGAGGGGCGGGTCACTCAGATGCACCGCGGCCACCAGTACGCCGACGAGGGCGACACGTTCGAGATCGACGGCACCGAGTTCGAGGTGACAGACGTAACACACCGGACGCTGGGCGACATGACTGACGAGGACGCACAGCGAGAAGGGTCGGAAGACCTCGCTGCGTACAAGAACCGGATGAAGAAAGTCCACGGCAGCTTCGAGTGGGACGACGACAGCGAGGTCGTCCGCCATCGGTTCGCACCTGCCGACGAGTAG